Proteins from a genomic interval of Lacticaseibacillus pabuli:
- a CDS encoding SLAP domain-containing protein: MKKTSIIMFGAAVLGLAAFGAQQAPANTAAATSNTVTQKSIDSRNNTEVLIKSVVTVGNNGAPVYASPTAAKPTARTLDAGTRWNSVGQLNNGILWYHLGGNQWVRGIDLGQGSTTSAIKVSSSETVNGKSTATVAKSGAHIYAAPTDLQPTNKTLKAGTTWRIFTYAETNSPIANNWVNLGGNQWVPETELTNFTAETNHTNKVTINYKPGYGIAVWSNYINGKPTGKTLKTGTTWKSFKMAVVNNHSWLNLGGNQWIDANYVKYVK; the protein is encoded by the coding sequence ATGAAAAAAACTTCAATTATCATGTTCGGTGCCGCTGTATTAGGACTAGCAGCATTTGGCGCACAGCAGGCCCCCGCTAACACGGCTGCTGCGACCAGCAACACCGTCACCCAAAAGAGCATCGACAGCCGGAACAATACCGAAGTGCTCATTAAGTCCGTAGTTACCGTTGGCAATAACGGTGCCCCCGTCTACGCATCACCAACCGCGGCAAAGCCAACCGCCCGCACACTCGACGCTGGCACCCGCTGGAACTCAGTGGGTCAGCTGAACAACGGCATTCTCTGGTACCATCTTGGCGGCAATCAGTGGGTCCGGGGGATTGACCTCGGTCAGGGCAGCACAACGTCCGCGATTAAGGTTTCAAGCTCTGAAACAGTTAACGGCAAGAGCACCGCAACCGTTGCTAAGAGCGGCGCCCACATTTACGCGGCCCCAACTGACCTCCAGCCAACCAACAAGACACTGAAGGCTGGGACAACTTGGCGCATCTTCACCTACGCCGAAACAAACAGCCCGATTGCCAATAACTGGGTCAACCTGGGCGGCAATCAGTGGGTTCCAGAAACAGAACTGACCAACTTCACTGCTGAAACAAACCACACGAACAAGGTCACCATCAATTACAAGCCTGGCTACGGCATTGCCGTTTGGTCCAACTACATCAACGGCAAGCCAACGGGCAAGACGCTCAAGACTGGGACCACCTGGAAGAGCTTCAAGATGGCCGTTGTGAACAATCACAGCTGGCTGAACCTGGGTGGCAATCAGTGGATTGATGCCAATTACGTGAAGTACGTTAAATAA
- the rsgA gene encoding ribosome small subunit-dependent GTPase A has translation MNIDLHHYGMTTELETTADHARPLTLGRVLGVSHQLYTVVTVLGTTRASVTGRLANIAMGPEDFPTVGDWVLLRQTGNADDTASIERLLPRTSVITRKAAGRTTDAQLIAANVDTLFLCMALDDNFNLRRIERYLAVAKASGAQPVIVLTKSDLSTDLPGQLTAIASVAGDTPSILCSNANAGGLDELRDLIIPGRTYAFIGSSGVGKSTLINGLLGRDALATGSVRSSDAHGRHTTTGRSLLALPGGALVIDTPGMRELGLIDADVTDTFADIAALAANCRFSDCQHQSEPGCAVQAAIAAGELDPARLASYRQLTDEQATTSNLRGRAREMAKMNRMFGSKKAMHNFMKSVKNKRR, from the coding sequence TTGAACATCGATTTACATCATTACGGTATGACCACTGAACTTGAAACCACAGCGGACCACGCACGGCCCCTGACACTCGGACGTGTGCTCGGCGTCAGTCATCAGCTCTACACGGTTGTCACGGTGCTGGGCACCACACGCGCCAGCGTGACCGGCCGCCTCGCAAACATCGCGATGGGACCAGAAGACTTCCCAACTGTTGGCGACTGGGTCTTGCTGCGCCAAACCGGCAATGCCGACGACACTGCAAGCATTGAGCGCCTGCTACCACGCACCAGCGTTATCACGCGCAAAGCAGCGGGTCGGACGACGGACGCACAATTAATTGCGGCCAACGTTGACACCCTGTTTTTGTGTATGGCGCTCGACGACAACTTCAACTTGCGCCGCATCGAACGCTACCTGGCCGTCGCCAAGGCAAGTGGTGCGCAACCTGTCATTGTGCTAACCAAGTCAGACCTGAGCACCGACTTGCCCGGTCAACTGACCGCTATCGCGAGCGTGGCGGGTGACACACCGAGCATCCTCTGCTCTAACGCCAATGCCGGTGGTTTGGATGAGCTACGCGACCTAATTATTCCCGGTCGCACCTACGCCTTCATTGGCTCGTCAGGTGTCGGCAAGAGTACCCTGATTAACGGGCTGCTTGGCCGCGACGCGCTCGCTACGGGTAGCGTGCGTAGCAGCGATGCCCACGGTCGCCACACGACGACTGGCCGTTCGCTTCTCGCCCTGCCTGGTGGTGCGTTGGTAATTGACACCCCCGGCATGCGTGAACTGGGCTTGATTGACGCCGACGTGACGGACACGTTTGCAGACATCGCAGCGCTGGCAGCAAACTGCCGCTTCAGCGATTGTCAGCACCAGAGCGAGCCAGGCTGCGCCGTTCAAGCCGCGATTGCAGCGGGTGAATTGGATCCGGCGCGACTCGCCAGCTACCGCCAGCTCACAGATGAGCAGGCAACGACCAGCAACTTGCGCGGCCGTGCCCGCGAGATGGCCAAAATGAACCGCATGTTTGGCAGCAAAAAGGCCATGCATAACTTCATGAAATCAGTGAAAAATAAGCGTCGTTAG
- a CDS encoding fructosamine kinase family protein, translating to MLDEKWLAQLPLQDIQTAVPVGGGDVNDAYRLHADGQDYFLLVQPNIAANFYDGEIAGLAAFAKADVLAPRVLGHGQIEGDAFLLLNYLTSGSGDQADLGRLLAHLHSFPSPDGRFGFDEPYAGTSVSFDNTWVNTWQELFVGQRLDKLAAHLVQKGLWGDHEHAVYLEARAVITDELARRHSKAVLLHGDLWSGNYMFTAEGKPALIDPAALYGDREFDIGVTTVFGGFDAEFYEAYQDALPFEDGWQRRLNFYRLYYLMVHLDKFGQSYYGAVNNLLQRVLAK from the coding sequence ATGCTTGATGAAAAATGGTTAGCGCAGTTGCCGCTGCAGGATATTCAGACGGCCGTGCCAGTTGGCGGTGGGGATGTCAATGATGCCTACCGCTTGCACGCGGATGGTCAGGATTACTTCTTGCTCGTCCAGCCCAATATTGCGGCCAATTTTTATGACGGCGAAATTGCCGGTCTGGCCGCCTTCGCGAAGGCCGACGTGCTGGCGCCGCGTGTGCTGGGCCATGGCCAGATTGAGGGGGATGCGTTTCTGCTGCTGAACTACCTGACGAGCGGTAGCGGCGATCAAGCCGATTTGGGCCGTTTACTCGCTCACCTGCACAGCTTTCCGAGTCCGGACGGCCGGTTCGGGTTTGACGAACCGTACGCGGGAACCAGTGTCAGCTTTGATAATACCTGGGTAAATACTTGGCAGGAACTATTTGTTGGTCAGCGCCTTGATAAACTCGCGGCGCACCTAGTCCAAAAGGGGCTGTGGGGAGATCATGAACACGCGGTTTACCTTGAGGCGCGCGCGGTGATTACCGATGAGCTCGCGCGTCGCCACAGTAAGGCGGTGCTCCTGCACGGCGACCTGTGGAGCGGCAATTACATGTTCACGGCAGAGGGAAAACCGGCACTCATTGATCCGGCGGCACTGTACGGTGACCGGGAGTTTGATATCGGCGTTACGACCGTGTTTGGCGGGTTTGACGCGGAATTTTATGAAGCCTACCAGGATGCCTTGCCATTTGAGGACGGTTGGCAGCGGCGGCTGAATTTCTACCGGCTTTACTATTTGATGGTACATCTGGACAAATTCGGTCAGTCTTATTACGGCGCCGTGAATAACTTGTTGCAGCGCGTATTAGCGAAGTAA
- a CDS encoding GlsB/YeaQ/YmgE family stress response membrane protein, which produces MLHFLAIIIVGAIIGSIGGAFVGRGSLGCGGNIVAGLVGSWIGSLLLGSWGPHLAGMAIFPAIIGAMIFVFIASLIMGNDRRR; this is translated from the coding sequence ATGCTACATTTTCTAGCGATCATTATCGTCGGCGCCATCATTGGTTCGATCGGTGGCGCATTTGTCGGGCGCGGGTCACTGGGTTGCGGCGGGAATATCGTCGCGGGTCTAGTTGGCTCTTGGATTGGTAGCCTGCTGCTCGGCAGCTGGGGGCCCCATTTGGCTGGTATGGCCATCTTCCCCGCCATTATTGGCGCCATGATTTTCGTCTTTATTGCGTCACTCATCATGGGTAATGATCGCCGCAGATAG
- a CDS encoding dihydrolipoyl dehydrogenase family protein, translating into MTKYDFDVIYLGGGHGSFDGAGPLAATGQKVAVIESGLWGGTCPNRGCNAKITLDRPVILQREAERMQGLVDGAITINWPALVAHKQEVIRPLPDNIAGKLQHNGATLIEGHGVLQDAHTVTVAGKTYTADKFVIATGLRPHHLAIPGSEFGHDSTDFMALSELPKRIGIVGAGYIAMEFATVANAAGGEVTVFMHGKQALRGFHQPFVEAVIKDLTKRGVTFIRTANVNAFEKDADSYVIDYGDDAAQNVDWILDATGRIPNIEGIGLEAAGVATTPHGITVNDHLQTTAPNIYASGDVIDKVQPKLTPTATFESYYLYQLLAGQTTAAIDYPAIPSTVYTSPRIAKVGVTPEAAASSDELTVVHNHIPDDWYRQIDMEQAGDQLLVFDSGHHLVGATEMSEQAEDAINTLLPAVAFHYDQADMWRLAHIFPSISASAWHKIR; encoded by the coding sequence TTGACGAAATATGATTTCGACGTAATCTATCTGGGTGGCGGCCATGGCAGTTTCGATGGTGCCGGACCACTGGCCGCAACCGGCCAAAAAGTGGCCGTTATCGAAAGTGGCTTGTGGGGCGGCACTTGCCCGAATCGCGGTTGCAATGCCAAAATCACCCTAGATCGGCCGGTTATTTTACAACGTGAAGCTGAGCGCATGCAGGGGCTTGTCGACGGCGCAATTACCATCAACTGGCCTGCGCTAGTCGCACACAAGCAAGAGGTCATCCGACCATTGCCGGACAATATCGCCGGCAAACTGCAGCACAACGGCGCGACCTTGATTGAGGGCCACGGCGTTTTGCAGGACGCGCACACCGTGACTGTGGCTGGCAAAACGTACACGGCGGATAAGTTTGTAATTGCGACCGGATTACGGCCGCACCACTTGGCGATTCCTGGTAGCGAGTTCGGCCATGACTCGACCGACTTTATGGCGCTGTCCGAGCTACCAAAACGAATTGGGATTGTCGGGGCCGGTTATATTGCGATGGAGTTTGCAACGGTAGCGAACGCGGCAGGCGGTGAAGTAACGGTGTTCATGCATGGCAAGCAGGCGCTACGCGGATTCCACCAGCCGTTCGTCGAGGCGGTAATCAAGGACCTCACCAAGCGCGGTGTCACCTTTATCCGGACCGCAAACGTCAACGCTTTTGAAAAGGACGCAGATTCCTACGTCATCGATTACGGCGACGACGCGGCGCAAAACGTTGACTGGATTTTGGACGCAACCGGCCGCATTCCGAACATCGAGGGCATCGGGCTCGAAGCAGCCGGCGTGGCCACCACACCACATGGCATCACGGTCAATGACCACCTGCAGACCACGGCGCCTAACATTTACGCTTCAGGCGACGTCATCGATAAGGTGCAACCAAAGCTGACCCCGACGGCAACGTTTGAGTCCTATTACCTCTACCAGCTGTTGGCAGGACAAACGACAGCGGCCATCGATTACCCGGCGATTCCGTCGACGGTCTACACCTCACCACGGATTGCCAAAGTGGGCGTGACACCTGAAGCGGCGGCAAGTAGCGATGAGCTGACTGTGGTCCACAACCACATCCCCGATGACTGGTACCGCCAAATTGACATGGAACAGGCCGGCGATCAGCTACTGGTATTCGATAGCGGCCACCACCTAGTCGGCGCCACCGAAATGAGCGAGCAGGCGGAGGACGCCATCAACACGCTACTCCCAGCGGTTGCGTTCCACTACGACCAGGCAGACATGTGGCGGTTGGCGCACATCTTCCCTTCAATCAGTGCTTCAGCTTGGCACAAAATTAGATAG
- a CDS encoding LPXTG cell wall anchor domain-containing protein, whose translation MSAKINTTSKRLLASTLAIAALLSGTAALGANAVNAGGVVTSPDPQWVVSNDPKTGQPVRHATGDSQAGQGVSVDPGHYHANTPTGKMNVTYIDDVTGAIVGTHTYTGYEGYPVGYDNYWTPSGYSIIWGIVNPIYGGAGDGQTNAPAPDSVFYVHKNATPPTNPTNPTNPVTPTNPTTPTTPVTTPQQPAQPAKPAKPTTDTSKPVTLPDTFGGKDGKGTTKPSKQAASSKNAAQTAAVQQKTAQRVATASKTATPVAQQGTAALPQTGDNNNSLLATIGLALAGFLSVLGLYRVRQEN comes from the coding sequence ATGAGTGCAAAAATTAACACGACAAGTAAACGTCTACTTGCGTCGACCTTAGCGATTGCCGCCCTACTATCTGGCACCGCGGCGTTAGGGGCGAATGCAGTAAATGCTGGTGGTGTAGTGACAAGCCCAGATCCACAATGGGTAGTCTCAAATGACCCGAAAACTGGGCAGCCAGTTCGGCATGCAACGGGTGATAGCCAAGCTGGTCAAGGCGTTAGTGTTGACCCTGGCCACTATCATGCAAACACCCCAACGGGAAAGATGAACGTCACCTACATTGATGATGTCACCGGCGCAATCGTTGGTACACACACTTACACGGGGTACGAAGGCTACCCGGTTGGCTATGACAATTACTGGACGCCGAGTGGCTACAGCATCATTTGGGGTATAGTGAACCCAATCTATGGCGGTGCTGGCGATGGTCAGACCAACGCTCCTGCGCCAGATTCAGTTTTCTATGTTCACAAGAACGCGACACCACCCACTAATCCAACGAACCCAACCAACCCCGTAACACCGACCAACCCAACAACGCCAACCACACCCGTGACGACACCGCAGCAGCCGGCACAACCTGCCAAGCCTGCTAAGCCAACGACTGACACCAGCAAGCCGGTCACGCTGCCAGACACGTTCGGTGGCAAAGATGGTAAAGGCACGACCAAGCCAAGCAAGCAGGCTGCAAGCTCAAAGAATGCTGCGCAAACTGCCGCTGTTCAGCAGAAGACCGCACAACGCGTCGCGACCGCAAGCAAGACGGCGACACCAGTTGCTCAGCAAGGCACAGCTGCCCTGCCACAAACTGGTGATAACAACAACAGTCTCCTCGCAACAATCGGACTTGCCCTTGCTGGATTCCTCTCTGTTCTGGGCCTATACCGTGTACGTCAAGAAAATTAA
- a CDS encoding ABC transporter permease, which translates to MLNLIHEELYKLFHKKGTYFGLAAIFIVQIAIAILAKKAPTFMSPEGALSVSFLGESIALFVMIAAAASIIAMEFQYGTIRQLLYRKYYRSQVFISKLIVIVLHAVVLYVLQFGMSLLLKVILFPKVDLGKQVGHGRTLLENLTLSTLGQFVGVLLLLSIVVLLATMLKNNAVAITVGYIGYFVIELAASFLLILITKWDWVKWNPFTMLLFGNQLTEPAMHVMTKLTTMQLGFGSALYTVAFTFIAYALFRRRNV; encoded by the coding sequence ATGCTTAATCTTATTCACGAAGAATTATACAAACTGTTCCACAAGAAGGGGACCTACTTTGGCCTCGCTGCCATTTTCATTGTGCAGATTGCGATTGCGATTCTTGCCAAGAAGGCGCCGACGTTCATGTCGCCTGAAGGGGCACTCTCTGTCAGCTTTTTGGGTGAATCCATTGCCCTGTTCGTGATGATTGCGGCTGCCGCTTCAATTATTGCAATGGAATTTCAGTATGGCACCATTCGCCAGCTGCTGTACCGCAAGTACTACCGCAGCCAGGTGTTTATCAGTAAGCTCATCGTGATCGTGCTCCACGCGGTTGTTTTGTACGTCCTGCAGTTCGGGATGAGTCTGTTGCTGAAGGTCATCCTGTTTCCTAAGGTTGATTTGGGCAAACAGGTCGGCCACGGGCGCACCTTACTCGAAAACCTGACCCTATCAACGTTGGGTCAATTTGTCGGCGTTCTGCTGCTGCTTAGTATTGTGGTGCTACTGGCCACCATGCTGAAGAACAATGCTGTCGCCATCACGGTTGGTTACATTGGCTACTTCGTGATTGAATTAGCCGCTAGCTTCCTCCTAATTCTGATTACCAAGTGGGATTGGGTTAAATGGAACCCGTTCACGATGTTGCTCTTCGGTAACCAGCTGACCGAGCCCGCGATGCATGTCATGACCAAACTGACAACCATGCAGCTTGGATTTGGTAGCGCGTTGTACACCGTTGCCTTTACGTTCATCGCATACGCCCTGTTCCGTCGGCGTAACGTGTAA
- a CDS encoding ABC transporter ATP-binding protein — protein MTAMLQVQDLQKSFGAKKVLRDVSFTVERGHIAALVGPNGAGKSTIMKSILGLINTDGGTLSVGGKKVSITSHQALSHVGALIEYPGIYPFMTGRQHLTLFATGADKDKRVNDVVNALEMNKYIDAKAKGYSLGMKQKLGIAEALLNQPDLVILDEPMNGLDPQAVKHLREVIQKMAAAGTTFLISSHILSELEKLADMVLILNKGEIVSQTTMQQMHEGNTIVFTIETNDDERAKKLIAAADLPLAPGKGINVIEANAGNLDAALRLIIGADITINSVDQVESDLETSFLNVVNGKEGATNA, from the coding sequence ATGACAGCAATGCTTCAGGTGCAAGACCTGCAGAAATCCTTTGGTGCCAAGAAGGTGCTCCGGGACGTAAGTTTTACCGTTGAACGCGGCCATATTGCAGCACTGGTTGGGCCAAACGGTGCGGGGAAAAGTACGATTATGAAGTCCATTTTGGGCCTCATTAACACAGATGGTGGCACGCTCAGTGTGGGCGGTAAAAAGGTGTCCATCACGAGTCACCAGGCATTAAGCCACGTGGGCGCGTTGATTGAATATCCTGGTATTTACCCATTCATGACTGGCCGCCAACACCTCACTTTGTTTGCGACGGGCGCCGACAAGGACAAACGCGTGAACGACGTGGTGAATGCCCTAGAAATGAACAAGTATATTGATGCGAAGGCGAAGGGTTACTCGCTGGGGATGAAGCAGAAGCTGGGAATTGCCGAAGCGCTGCTGAACCAGCCGGACCTAGTTATCTTGGACGAACCCATGAATGGGCTGGATCCTCAGGCAGTGAAGCACCTGCGTGAAGTCATTCAAAAGATGGCTGCAGCAGGGACAACTTTCCTGATTTCGAGCCACATCTTAAGTGAACTGGAAAAGCTGGCCGACATGGTCCTGATTTTGAACAAGGGTGAAATCGTGAGCCAGACCACCATGCAACAGATGCATGAGGGCAACACGATTGTCTTCACCATCGAAACCAATGACGACGAACGCGCCAAGAAGCTGATTGCGGCCGCTGATTTACCACTGGCACCAGGCAAGGGAATTAACGTGATTGAAGCAAATGCTGGGAACCTCGACGCCGCACTGCGGTTGATTATCGGTGCGGATATCACCATCAATTCGGTTGATCAGGTTGAAAGTGACCTTGAAACCTCATTCCTGAACGTGGTCAATGGCAAGGAGGGTGCAACCAATGCTTAA